TATCGGACAAGGCCTGACTGGCCAAGGCTGATATCAAGAGCGGCGCCGATAGTGTGAAGATCGAGAGTGTTGGTTTCGCGGCTCCAAATCGGCCGAGGGCACATACCCGAGCTTGTCCCGGTGAGCGCAAAGATTTCTGTTTGGCATGGGTAAGTCCATTGAAGAAAACAAAGACTTTCATCGGATTACGCCCTTCGATCATAAATAGGATCACCAAGTATATATTGGCAAACAATCCATTCATGGCCTCGTGAAACGCTCGCAATCTCGACGGTTCAAACACCCTATTCGGCGCTCTGGTCTTGAGCCGCTTGGTTCGCGGTTGCCCTGCGGCGCGCGGCTTCTTCGCCCAGCTTTATGATGGCAGCTATCGCGCGGATCATCACCACAAGGTCCGCTATCTTGCCAGCCTCATCAAAGCGGATGATGTCTATGCCCGTGAACGCAGTTTCCCCACCACCTCTGCCGTGGTGAGAATGGCGTGGGCATAGGTTGGGCCGTTGATCTCATGCGCGGCATGCAGCGCATCCGGGGACAAGGCCGCCGTTGCGTCGCGAACAAGGGTCACATGATAGCCAAGTTCGGCCGCATACCGGGCTGACGCTTCGATGCAGGTATTGGCGATCGCCCCGATAAAGATGACATGGGTGATGCCGCGTTGGCGCAGCTGCACATCAAGGTCGGTATTGGCAAAGCTGGAGGCGCCCCAGTGTTCCTTGACGACAATGTCGCCGTGGTCGGGGCCGAATCCCTCATACCAGTCACCGCCCCTGCTCCCCTCGGCGAACATCTTGTGGTCATGCGCCGCCGCCTGAAACGGCGTCAGGTGTGCCCACCCCTCGAAATCGCCAGTGCGGTGGCGGTGATGGGGCAGGATGAAGATCGGATGTCCGGCCTCTCGCACGGCCGCGCGGATCTTGATCAGGTTGGCATGCAGATCAACGGTTTTCGAGACCTCGCTGAGGGCGGGCCACATCTTGCCATCCTCGGCGAGGAAATCGTTATAGGGATCGACGCAAAGAAGCGCTGTGCGGCCTTGGGGATAGATGGTTTCGTCCATGGGTTTTCCTTTTCGTTCGCGTCAGGCGGGACTGTCCCGCGCGTTATTTGATCTGGGATAAGGGTTGGGGCCGCCAGAATGCGCAGCAGGCATGCTGGTGCCGCTTCAAGGGCGTGAGCGCTCTCATGCGAAACTGATGAATTTGCTGAACGGCATTTCGCGCAGGCGTCGGCCCGTCGCGGCAAAGATTGCATCGGCGAGGGCAGGGGCGGCGGGCGCGGTCGCGGGCTCGCCCAAACCGCGCACCCGCTCGGCGCGCCCCAAAAGCTGCGTGTGGAAGCGCGGCGTCTGGTGCAGGCGCATTCCCTCGAAGGCATCGAAATTGGTCTGCAGCACGGCGTGGTTT
The nucleotide sequence above comes from Roseovarius mucosus. Encoded proteins:
- a CDS encoding isochorismatase family cysteine hydrolase yields the protein MDETIYPQGRTALLCVDPYNDFLAEDGKMWPALSEVSKTVDLHANLIKIRAAVREAGHPIFILPHHRHRTGDFEGWAHLTPFQAAAHDHKMFAEGSRGGDWYEGFGPDHGDIVVKEHWGASSFANTDLDVQLRQRGITHVIFIGAIANTCIEASARYAAELGYHVTLVRDATAALSPDALHAAHEINGPTYAHAILTTAEVVGKLRSRA